In Lycium barbarum isolate Lr01 chromosome 9, ASM1917538v2, whole genome shotgun sequence, the DNA window TTGTTTTGTGCAGCATTTTGCACACTGGTGCTACTCAATATCAAGACATTCAACTCTTGGACACAAAGCCCTTTGGAAAGGTAATTAGTACATTAATTTCCGTTATTGAAAAAGATTGCAAGAAAAAAATCATCAAAAACAGAAAAGggggaaaaaggaagaaaaaacttGGTCATATCATTTGATTAACTTGTTATTTTCTATTTCAGAGTattaaaaagaatattttgacttATAAACAGGCTTTAGTCATCGATGGGAAGCTTCAAAGTGCAGAGATAGATGAATTTATCTACCATGAATGTCTTGTCCATCCACCTCTCCTTCATCATTCCAAGTATAGCTTTTCTTAACTCCCCACTAATTAATGCTCATTTTTATTAATCATTATGACTCTGTATTAACATAAAGTTCTCCAGCATTTGATAACTTACAAAACTATATGCACTGCAAATTTCAGTCCTAGAAACATATTCATTATGGGAGGAGGTGAAGGTTCAACTGCCAGAGAATTATTAAGGCACAAGACAGTGGACAAAGTTGTAATGTGTGACATTGACGAGGTAAGTCTGTTATATATTATTCCCTTttatttttcctctttttttcccTTACACCTAAGTTGATTAAAGGTGAAGTTCCAATTATATTTGATTATGTGTACATATGTTTATTGATAATAAATAATACTTGAAGTCTAAAATTTGTTGCAGGAGGTGGTGGATTTTTGCAAGTCATACTTGGAGGTTAACAAAGAAGCTTTCTCTGATCCTAGACTTGAGCTTATCATCAATGATGCAAGGTTCAATCCCCTAACCTTATGAACTTGCTGAATTTGCCCTtacattttcatttttttggtgATAACTAATGAATCTTGATTAAAAAAATGTTGTGTCTTTGCAGGGCTGAGCTGCAAAGGAGGGAGGAGCATTACGATATTATTGTAGGAGATTTAGCTGATCCTATTGAAGGAGGACCATGCTACCAACTTTATACAAAATCCTATTATGAATTCATTGTTAAACCTAAACTTAATCAAGGTGGCATCTTTGTCACTCAGGTATATTATGATCATGCTCCGGTCTTAAATTTCGTCGAAAAGAAATTTTTTCAAGTATCGTTAATTAGCATACATATATGTGGTGTTACTGCAaaaatagaaccccaaaaatttgTTTAGTACTCACTAATACTAATTGATACTTCAATATTGTGAACACTTAACAGGCAGGACCAGCAGGAATTTTCAGCCACACAGAAGTCTTTTCCTGCATTTTCAATACTCTGAAACAAGTTTTCAAATGTAAGTTCCTTGACTGAAAAATAAATTCAATTTTCTGCTAATAGCATTGTAGTAATTCATTCTTGAAAACTTGATATCTCAAATGATAAGATTTGGTAATTATTTTGTCTTACAGATGTGGTGCCATATTCAGCTCATATTCCTTCCTATGCTGACACTTGGGGATGGGTGATGGTATATCATTACTTTTCAAAAAAAGTTCAAAATTTCCTACCAAATTTTCATCATAATTTGTCTAGTATAAGGCTAATCAAATTATATGTAAAATTAAATGATATAGGCATCAGATACTCCATTTGTTACAAGTGTTGATGAATTAGACCAGAGAATCAAGCAGAGGATCAAGGGAGAGAATAGATATCTTGATGGGAAAACATTCACTTCAGCCTCTACATTGAGTAAAGCTGTTCGAAAATCGTAAGGAACATGTccattttattaattatttgtttaATACTTCAATTGTTATACATTCATgacaatttaattactttaaaGTCAATTAAAAGAATATTTTTTTGTTTGTGCATCGATTTTTTACACTATTATATTAACTTAACCTACTACTAgtctactacaacaacaacatgtaACTCGTCATATAGGTGTATACGACTTAAAATTACTTCTTTTATTAGTTCTTTTTGCGACTTCTCGATGATTGTTACTAAGAAGAATCTTTGAACAATGGCAGATTGAACAATGAGACTCATGTTTACACAGAAGGGAATGCAAGATTCATTTACGGACATGGAAGACACAATCAAGCATGAGACATGATGGAATAGAAGTTGAAACGGGAGCTCCATGATTATAGCACattaacaaaaaagaaaaaaaaaagacttccAAGTTGGAAAAATTtctacttttttattttatttcttttgcttTCGCCTTATGGTTTCAACTCAAACTTATCCAGGATGTTCCTTACttgtttgttattttttttttttgttggaagtGGTGGAGGATGGCGGGTGCTATGTAGTTACTCTAAATGAAAGAGGAGTTATGGCTTATGGATCTTTCTTGTTGTTTATGAATTGCAATATGGTTTAGTAAAATCTAATATTATCTTTTAATTCTGAGTCTACTAATTAGTACTACAATCTTTTGAATTAATGCCCCAAAGGTTTAATCGCATTATTAAGTTTATGTAtctacttagagcctgtttggatgggcttaaaaaaagcagcttataagctaaacagcttataagccaaaaaaaaaaattgatgtagtccaacttattttttttggcttataagctattttcagcttataagctgctttttttaagttaagccaaacaaacccaattaatttattttaagcacaaaatggctttaagctgactagccaaacactcaaaaaaactgaaaacagcttataggcaacttataagccaatccaaacgggctcttaatttaTGGACTTGTTTTAATTTATATATGGGTTTGAAATTACAATCCTTTTTGTTTATTAAATTCTAGATagattaatttatatatattgaaTGTACTTTTTAATGCCTCATAGGTTTAGTCGTACTTTAAAGCTGACTCCACCCTTACTTGTTGCTTCCTTTTGCAGTTATTACTTgaaactagacggcctatgcccgtgcgcccaacactttagattatagtgcatctatgtgtatgtagttatttttgaatagtgatatatatatatatatatatatatatatatattatgttcaaaacacgattaatataacattgtagtttgtgctccgtatctaaaattttattatattaatgtttgctacgaatacaaaatcggcaaatttattaatattttttaaaagagaagatttgtttaaaaggaaactattttcctctctttgagataaaataatagcaatatttaagcatcagttgatactttcaattttaatttgattaatttaaaggtgtaaaatacttattattttttatcaaattttgatttggataattctaattaaaattattaaattaattttatatgtttaaaacgaaacaaagtagaaattgattttctatttaaacgaagaaatactattttttaatttttgataaatattctctGTTTAagtcattttacttgtcatgttgtcttttgcatgatttttaagaaaacgtcgattagaattataatttgactaatttaccttattcattatttgatctctatttgatatattttttttacgactttaatctcttttcatatttactagagtaagaataaaaataaaaaagtaattaaattctatcttattttaaaatataaatattttaattatatttattttagtgaacctaacaaataaatgacatggcggaataacaaatacaacagtttgctatgacttaatgagatactttggaaattacatgaatattgtttgattttttaatatggagtgcacttttttttgacattattaatttgcactatttttatgcatatatatatatatatatatatatatatatatatatatatatacacacactatgttcaaaacacgattaatataacattttagtttgtactccgtatctaaaattttagtatattagtgtttactacaaatacaaagtctgcacattttttttgacattattttttttttaatatgggattcacttttttttttatattgcttgattttgttaatatgggatccactttttttaaagtgagtttggagatggtgggttccacttttttattttatttttattttatttatattgcttgatgttgtttagtatgaggtccactctttatggggtgcacttttttgttttggacattattagtttgtactatttttatgcatataatatatatacatgtactatgttcaaaacacgattaatataatattgtagtttgtgctctgtatctaaaattttattatattagtgtttgctacgaatataaagccagcactttttttttaacattatatttttttaatatggggttcacctttttttttttttttttttttttttttttatattacttgattttgataatatagggtccacttttttttttccccatgagtttggagatggtaaggcccacccttttttttaagagACAAccgacgacgaagcatgggtctaaactcatcctttatatagttttttttttttatattgcttggtgttgtttagtatggggcccacccttttggacattattagtttgcactatttttatgcatataatatatatatatatatatatatatatatatatatatatatatatatatatatatatatatatatatatattcaaaacatgattgatataacattgtaatttgtgttccgtatttaaaactttattatattagtgtttgctacgaatacaaagtctgcacttttttttgacattatttttttaatataggattcacttttttttatatatatatatatatatatattgcttgattttgtcaatatgggatactatattcaaaacatgattaatataatattgtagtttgtgctccgtatttaaaactttattatattagtgtttgctatgaatacagacgttgcaatgaatccatcattattgacttaatgagatactttgaaaattacataaatattgtttgattttttaatacggggtgcacttttttttttgacattattaatttgcactatttttatgcgtatatatattagaattatggggcccacaatttttttttttgcactttttttttacattgtttgtttttttaatatgacattcacttttatatatatatatatatatatatatatatatatatatatatatatatatatatatatatatatatatatatatattacttgattttgtcaatatgagatactatgttcaaaaaacgttttatataacattgtagtttgtgctctgtatttaaaactttattatattagcgtttgttacgaatacgcacatggcaatgaatccatcattattgacttaatgagatactttgaaaattatatgaatattgtttgattttttaatacggggtgcacttttttttgacattattaatttgcactatttttttaatattagttgttgtttaatatatatggggcccacaattttttttgcactttttttttacattgttttttttttaaatatgggattcacttttttttttttaaatatattgcttgattttgtcaatatgggatactatgttcaaaacacgattaatataacattgtagtttatgctccgtatttaaaactttattatattagtgtttgctacgaatacgcgcatgacaatgaatccatcattattgacttaatgagatactttggaaattacatgaatattgtttgattttttaatatggggtgcacttttttttaacattattaatttgtactatttttttaatattagttgttgtttaatatatatggggcccacaatttttttaaaaaactttattatattagtgtttgctatgaatacgcgCGTGGCAATGAATcaatcattattgacttaatgagatactttagaaattacatgaatattgtttaattttttaatatagggtgcacttttttttaacattattaatttacactatttttttaatattagttgttgtttaatatatatggggcccacattttttaaagtaaattggaacggatatatatatatatatatatatatatatatatatatatattattttttttatatatatatattagaattatggagctcacaatt includes these proteins:
- the LOC132610921 gene encoding thermospermine synthase ACAULIS5-like; the encoded protein is MGEISDCSNGFSNGNNGLNNAVGGPRKSCWYEEEIDNDLRWCFALNSILHTGATQYQDIQLLDTKPFGKALVIDGKLQSAEIDEFIYHECLVHPPLLHHSNPRNIFIMGGGEGSTARELLRHKTVDKVVMCDIDEEVVDFCKSYLEVNKEAFSDPRLELIINDARAELQRREEHYDIIVGDLADPIEGGPCYQLYTKSYYEFIVKPKLNQGGIFVTQAGPAGIFSHTEVFSCIFNTLKQVFKYVVPYSAHIPSYADTWGWVMASDTPFVTSVDELDQRIKQRIKGENRYLDGKTFTSASTLSKAVRKSLNNETHVYTEGNARFIYGHGRHNQA